Within Anopheles ziemanni chromosome 2, idAnoZiCoDA_A2_x.2, whole genome shotgun sequence, the genomic segment GCGTGAAGAGAGCAACCTAGATtcgaattttacttcgctttatcgagtgttccaaatcgtattgtttttattcgaaataatgagagttttccaagggactactgatatacttccaattatcgagagtttcgaattatcgaacgtttgaattatcgagagtcgactgtatttatataccttggaatacttgtataaatacccaggttgctattcgagcaatatgcggaaactttcgagcaatacGCGGAACTGGATTGACCAGGAACGACCCGTCGACTCGTTCACTTCACTCGGGTATCTGGACGGAAAAGGTTGTCTTCCGCATCACTTCCAGCATTTCGAATTGTAAGTGTGAATATTTGGTAGcagcttttcatttttccagtGTCGTTAAAAGTTCAAGTGGAGTTCTGTTAACGGGCTGTGTGGTGCATTTTGGTGTAACAGGTGTGCTAAGTGCATAAATTGCAGAATTTCAGCGGGTTTGTGCCGGTGTGGTAAAGTTCTACCCACTCTTACTGCGGGACACGTGGCGGCCGATACTTGTGGGTTTTTTGGTATGGCTAGCTAGGATTTACAATCTTGCGAAATTTGTGAAGTGCCAACAATCGTTGTATAAGGAGACTTCTCGTTTCATTAGGTGCACTAGAATTCACTGCATTCGTAGCCGATCTTTCATCAATTTTAGATTTAACACGTGGATTAGAGAAATAAATGGTTAGCTAAGTATTGCGCTTGCGCATGGCCAGTTACATGGGGTAATTTATTGTAACTTGGATTTCGGGAAGATAGAATAGGGAGATTTAGTTAGAGCTAGAAAAAATGACGAAATTGCACTAGTAGGCATTTCCAAATATGGCGCCGGTCGTGTCAACGACTGGTGCAGAAAGAGGAATAGAAAGTTCCAGGAAAGAACTAGAAGACCGGGCAGCCATTTTGGATTTGGCCAACTGGTAGCAGCTGGAGTTGGAATTGGGGGAGAAGTTGGTGTAAGACTTGATTCAGAAATTGTTCACATCATACACTTCTCCTTTTTCGCCATTCTTTTTCCGGCTAATCTGGCGTGAGTCACTTAAATTGTTCCAAGCACATTTTTTCTCCACGCATACTTGATATGCGCTGCTTATATGAAACGTGGGTTCCACGCACACGTTTCCATCCGCTGACGGGTGTAGTGGTGTATTCCATACCGGAAACTTCGAGTGTGGGTTTTTGGAATCAAATTGAACTAATACACTCGCCAAAACGCGGCAGCTGCTTGAACACATCCATTTAAAACTTTGCAATCGGAGCACATTATTAATTGGCCACATTTTTTCCTAACCTCTATTTTTGCTCTTGTATAGTGATCGCTCTACATCAAAATGGGTAAGGAGAAGACTCATATTaacatcgtcgtcatcggaCACGTCGATTCCGGCAAGTCGACCACCACCGGTCATTTGATCTACAAATGCGGCGGTATCGACAAGCGTACCATCGAGAAGTTCGAGAAGGAAGCCCAGGAGATGGGCAAGGGTTCCTTCAAGTACGCCTGGGTGTTGGACAAACTGAAGGCTGAGCGTGAGCGTGGTATCACCATCGATATCGCCCTGTGGAAGTTCGAAACCTCCAAGTACTACGTCACCATCATCGACGCCCCTGGACATCGTGATTTCATCAAGAACATGATCACCGGAACGTCGCAGGCTGATTGCGCTGTGCTGATCGTTGCTGCCGGTACTGGCGAGTTCGAGGCCGGTATCTCCAAGAACGGACAGACCCGCGAGCACGCCCTGCTGGCCTTCACCCTCGGTGTGAAGCAGCTGATCGTTGGTGTGAACAAGATGGACTCGACCGAGCCCCCGTACAGCGAGGCCCGTTTCGAGGAAATCAAGAAGGAAGTGTCCTCGTACATCAAGAAGATCGGTTACAACCCGACCGCTGTTGCCTTCGTGCCCATCTCCGGATGGCACGGCGACAACATGCTGGAACCGTCCACCAAGATGCCCTGGTTCAAGGGATGGGCCGTTGAGCGCAAGGAAGGCAAGGCCGACGGCAAGTGCCTGATCGAGGCTCTGGACGCCATTCTGCCCCCGTCCCGCCCGACCGACAAGCCGCTGCGTCTGCCCCTGCAGGACGTGTACAAAATCGGCGGTATCGGAACGGTACCGGTCGGTCGTGTGGAAACCGGTGTGCTGAAGCCCGGTACCGTGGTTGTGTTTGCTCCGGTTAACCTGACCACTGAAGTCAAGTCCGTTGAAATGCATCACGAAGCCCTGCCCGAGGCTGTGCCCGGAGACAACGTTGGTTTCAACGTGAAGAACGTGTCGGTCAAGGAATTGCGTCGTGGCTACGTCGCCGGTGACACCAAGAACGCTCCCCCCAAGGGCGCTGCCGACTTCACCGCTCAGGTCATCGTGCTGAACCACCCGGGACAGATCTCGAACGGCTACACTCCGGTGCTCGATTGCCACACCGCACATATTGCGTGCAAGTTCTCCGAAATCAAGGAGAAGGTCGATCGTCGTTCTGGCAAGTCCACCGAGGACAACCCGAAATCGATCAAGTCCGGCGATGCCGCCATCGTCATCCTGGTCCCGTCGAAGCCGCTGTGCGTCGAGTCGTTCCAGGAGTTCCCGCCTCTGGGACGTTTCGCCGTGCGTGACATGCGACAGACCGTCGCCGTCGGTGTCATCAAGTCGGTCAACTTCAAGGATGCCACGGGTGGCAAGGTCACCAAGGCCGCTGAGAAGGCCACCAAGGCCAAGAAATAGCCGCCAACGGCAGGTGCCCTTCATAATATTTCAACAACAGATGCAGCAGCCACCAACACCATATACTCCACCACCCGTCATATCCTcgagaaacaacaacaagaccTTGCGCTTGCTGCCGCCTCCGATCGGAGGACGAACATCATCTCTGATGGCGGCAATGCGGCTATTGCTGGGGGTACGATGTCCGTCGGCGATGTAGACGATCAACATAAGCACccagagcagcagcagcagcagcatcctaacaacacctccgccaccaccacctacACCACCTACGGCAGATGGCTGATCGATATAAAAACTTATCACCACTTCCATCGGAAGACATTCAGACGAAAACGAAACGGGCTCTTGAATTCATTCCTTTTCAAAACTATAATTAATATCTTAACTATTaattattaatatttaaagCGGAACCGAACATAGAGCGAGAAAACCACGCGTTTATAGAGAAAACAGAACTTATTGGAACTCCGGGTAGAATTTGCTATTTTTCAGACCTAACTTTTGTAGAGTACAGATTCTGCTCGCAGCAGGAGAGAAGAGCAGGGACGAGGATATGAAGAATAATAAGAAAAATGGTATCcttgaaaatagaaaactggcatttttctaatattttattaGAATGAGAAACAATacgggtttgttttgggtggGCGCGAGTAGACAAGGGTGATGAAATTTGAAACTTACGAAATTACAATTATTTGGCCAAATAACTTTTCTAAAACAAAGAATTGATCATCGAAGACTGCGAATTTTTCGCGTGTGAACATAGATTTGctaattttcaataaaacaacgtaaaaaggcaaacaaacggATGTTATACATATTCGGGTTCGAGATTTAACATTTGAATGTTCATCATGTTaacttgtttgctttgttttcattcaaattgtCCCCATTTTTCCGTTCAACAGGTTGCCGCATTGCATTGCCGTTTGAACTTGAACGTGCTTGGCATGAGGTCTCCAATTGGCGCATGCCAAATTTGTAcgttttgctatttttaaacaagcaTCAATGAATTTAGCCTTTTACTACAGGTGGTTTGTGTGACAGGAGTTGATGACACTGGCCTGTTCGGCGAGTGTTGAACTCTTGCAGGGGATTGTTTTAGTGCTTATTTGgtgaaagaacaaaaatacgatttctagtttttattttaattttttatttgtagaaCCTAGGACTAAACGCAACCCATCGTACCCGGCATGTTTCGCATCGGCTGTTTCGGACCAGGTATGTGTTCGACAACGTCCACATTGGGATGGACCATTACTTACCTCAACCATTTCCGTAGTAAGAATGTAAGAATATATAAAAGAAGGGAAAGAGTGGCGGATGGTTTCACATTTAGTTACGCTTGAGCAAGTTCGCTAACCTTTGCGCAAACCATTCGCTTTTTTAcggaaaccaaccaaccaaccacatTTTCCATCGGAAAGCTACGTTCAGTTTCGGATCATATAACGTTGAGCGTTCGTTTGAAACGATTTTGTAGAaagtgtttatatttgtggTACTGCCATCACCTTCACCAAGCTGAAACTCGAGGTCTATTTCTGGTGCAATCATAATGCTGAAatcgtcgaaaaaaaaaatgcatcgcCGCAACCGTGTGAGATTGTTGGAGAAAGGAGCAACGGAAACCACATCTTGTGCAACGCAACTAAAGAGCAGAAACGAAGACCAACATAGTTGATACCATTTCTCCTTTCTCTTTTCACTTACTTTCCGTCTGATTGGAGCCCTTAGCAACAACGAGAGCATGTTTAATCGCAGCATGCTACTCTTtttgcgatcgatcgatgcgaTTGATCGATTGATCTACAATGATTCGTATGTTGCTTCATATTTCGTTATTGGGGTATCCCTCCCATCattggactttttttttgtttttggtctaACGTTCTAATGTGCGTTCTTGGATCCGGTACGGGGTGAAAGATCTGTAAGATGATCTTCTCCAACGTTGCCGGGCAAGCCGCTGACTGTAACATACACATTCGCGAAGACCGCGCATTTATTCACCAGCGAGTATGCGCTTATGTGGCGCTTATATATGCCGATGGCCACGTTATGTTTCACGCGCACACTGCCAATTTCGAGACACTGGCAGCGTTCCAATACCGGccggcgttttttttcttactctTAGCTTTTCATTAACATAACGAGTTTCAGATTGGTACAGCGTGTATCCGCATCGTTTGCTGAGATGACCCACCAAGGATGTAATAATTTGTCATATTCAACGAGATGCATCTTTCTAAAATTTTCTGCAAACGCATTTTACGTGCTGGTTTTGAGTGTCGAGCTGGTATTTGTGAATACTGGTGGAAGTTCTTGAAAAATCTTTCCTTGGGTTGCGAAATTAGAAGGAAGCTTCAGTGCGGATTATTTCTGGACGACGCCCAGAATGGAACTCACCAGGTCTCCTGTAAGATCGTAAGCTATATGTAGATACCTGGTGAATTTGCTAACTAACTATGGGGCAAATTTGGtcaattttcataaacataaaGAATTTTAGTTCATCACGACATCCATGGTTAATTGAGATAATCCAACAAGGTTGCTAAATTTAATCCAATGCTATTATAAGATCGAGTATCGATCATGCCTTTCTCCATATCTTACTACATTCGCATTCTATGAGTTGGTTTCTTGGGATCTTGGCATATGAAATTAAAAGTCAGCTTCGGCGTGCATTAATCCTTAGTTAAAAGTTACCTATCAAATACTAAAGATTTCGTAGTAATCGAAATTTTCATTTGGACAGGATGAGACATTCTTCTTTACCCGTTTAATTCAATCATATAGTGCTTGTTTTGGAAGGTGTCCTTTAAAAAAACCGGAGAATATATACAAATACCTTATATATTCTACACATATTATAAGATCTAATCTTATAGTAATAGCTTAGTGGATATGTCACTATACAAAGTCCATGAACTAGGAGTCCTCTGGTAGTCGTTTCGTTGCAACAGTTTGATACCAAGGTGAACATCGCTTCACCTAGGTGAATATGCAAACGACACTAGAGTATGCAAGGACATTTTGTTGTAATTCGTAATGTATGTTATATCACTTGTAAAGTGCCTGTACCTTTACGAACAGCTTCTCTCAGTAGTAGCACAGAGTTGATCGTGTGAGGTTGGGTTTAGAAGTTTACCAATCTGCAAATAACATGGAATCGAGGCGCATGGCGTGGCTGTTTTCAATAGTGCTATTCTGCCTCAAATTATACTTGATTCAATCCAAAAGTACGAACCATTTGACTTTCGCTCTCAATAGGGAAAAGTCGTACTATTTCAACGACAGATTTAAGGTCAAGTTTGAGACAAAAGTGCTTAATTTGTTGCTACATCGTGACTATTATTTGAACcgtgtgtttctgtttttcctatAATTACAGCTAAACTGGTACCAAGCAGCAGAGCATTGTCGTGCCCAAGACATGTTTCTAATATCGATAGGTGATGAACGGGACCT encodes:
- the LOC131282304 gene encoding elongation factor 1-alpha; this translates as MGKEKTHINIVVIGHVDSGKSTTTGHLIYKCGGIDKRTIEKFEKEAQEMGKGSFKYAWVLDKLKAERERGITIDIALWKFETSKYYVTIIDAPGHRDFIKNMITGTSQADCAVLIVAAGTGEFEAGISKNGQTREHALLAFTLGVKQLIVGVNKMDSTEPPYSEARFEEIKKEVSSYIKKIGYNPTAVAFVPISGWHGDNMLEPSTKMPWFKGWAVERKEGKADGKCLIEALDAILPPSRPTDKPLRLPLQDVYKIGGIGTVPVGRVETGVLKPGTVVVFAPVNLTTEVKSVEMHHEALPEAVPGDNVGFNVKNVSVKELRRGYVAGDTKNAPPKGAADFTAQVIVLNHPGQISNGYTPVLDCHTAHIACKFSEIKEKVDRRSGKSTEDNPKSIKSGDAAIVILVPSKPLCVESFQEFPPLGRFAVRDMRQTVAVGVIKSVNFKDATGGKVTKAAEKATKAKK